Proteins encoded within one genomic window of Nitrospira sp.:
- a CDS encoding MFS transporter: protein MTTSRSFALICTVGIFSFISYNMVRMPALSLFAESLGASPERIGLIVSVSTLTGVLLKLPSGALSDIYGRRLLLRIGVVAFGLPPFLYPFITNLDALTALRFLHGFATAIFAPSALATVAELYRERRGAALGTYTACTQSGSLLGPFLGGYLVHAAGFSTAFVTAGVFGCIGMVLFYSLHLNVAVPQRKEQGTAVVLSEMWKGFAAVAKNNKVLITSMTDAAKMIANGALMAFLPLYGVSAGLNPSEVGLLFSVQAGTSFFAKPIMGRISDRVGRQPLIILGLIICAGTFVCIPHVAMFPVLLLLSAGFGFGEAVVSSSSSALVADSSEFKRLGAGMGMQGTIMDIGHASGPLLAGLLIARMSYGSAFMVIAGMQLAAAVVFWLAMRKN from the coding sequence ATGACGACATCACGTAGTTTCGCTCTAATCTGCACAGTCGGCATCTTTTCCTTCATCAGTTACAACATGGTGCGGATGCCCGCCCTCTCCTTATTCGCTGAATCGCTCGGCGCGAGCCCGGAACGGATCGGTCTGATCGTATCCGTGTCAACCTTAACAGGCGTCTTGCTGAAGCTGCCTTCCGGCGCGCTCTCCGATATCTATGGAAGGCGCTTGTTGCTGCGGATCGGCGTGGTGGCGTTCGGCTTGCCGCCGTTTCTCTATCCCTTCATTACGAACCTGGACGCGCTGACGGCGCTACGGTTTCTTCATGGCTTCGCGACAGCCATCTTCGCTCCAAGCGCCCTCGCCACCGTCGCGGAGCTCTATCGGGAACGGCGCGGCGCGGCGCTGGGGACCTATACGGCCTGCACGCAGTCCGGTTCGCTCTTGGGCCCCTTTCTCGGCGGGTATCTCGTCCATGCGGCAGGGTTCTCCACGGCGTTTGTCACAGCCGGCGTCTTTGGCTGCATCGGCATGGTGTTGTTCTATAGCCTTCATCTCAACGTCGCAGTGCCGCAGAGGAAGGAACAGGGGACGGCGGTGGTGCTGTCCGAAATGTGGAAGGGGTTTGCCGCTGTCGCCAAAAATAACAAAGTCCTGATCACCAGCATGACCGATGCCGCCAAGATGATCGCGAACGGAGCCTTGATGGCGTTTTTGCCGCTGTACGGAGTCTCAGCAGGATTGAACCCTAGTGAAGTTGGTCTGTTGTTTTCTGTCCAAGCCGGCACGTCGTTCTTTGCCAAGCCGATTATGGGACGGATTTCAGATCGAGTCGGTCGCCAGCCGCTGATTATCCTTGGCCTCATCATTTGCGCTGGAACCTTTGTTTGTATCCCGCACGTAGCGATGTTTCCCGTCTTGCTCCTGCTGTCTGCGGGATTCGGCTTCGGTGAAGCCGTGGTTTCATCGTCCTCCTCAGCTCTTGTGGCGGACAGTTCCGAGTTTAAGAGGCTGGGGGCTGGTATGGGTATGCAAGGGACAATCATGGATATCGGGCATGCAAGCGGACCGCTCTTGGCTGGGTTGCTGATCGCGCGAATGAGTTATGGCAGTGCCTTTATGGTCATTGCCGGTATGCAGCTTGCCGCAGCTG
- the ribD gene encoding bifunctional diaminohydroxyphosphoribosylaminopyrimidine deaminase/5-amino-6-(5-phosphoribosylamino)uracil reductase RibD: MTLALRLAAKGQGTTSPNPMVGAVVVRQGRIIGQGFHLRPGTPHAEILALRQAGKQARGGTLYVTLEPCCHLKKRTPPCVPEILHSGVRRVVIAMQDPNPSVKGKGAAALRRAGLSVTVGVAQREAEELNKAYCHWMKTSRPYVTLKAGMTLDGKLATATGESRWITSTASRREVHQLRGSVDAVLIGVGTVLADNPSLTTRTGRRLEKLALQQPLRIVVDSRLRTPLKAQVLAQQDKAKTIIVTTAAAPAARRSALQKKGIEILTLPALQGHVSLSALLRELGRRGIMSLLVEGGSEVNAAMLKAKLVDHIRLYMAPRLLGGQNAKGLIGGASPARLAGAIALRHVVTRSVGHDVVVEGDL, translated from the coding sequence ATGACCCTGGCGCTTCGTCTCGCGGCGAAGGGCCAGGGAACGACAAGTCCGAATCCGATGGTTGGAGCCGTCGTGGTTCGTCAAGGCAGAATCATCGGGCAGGGGTTTCACCTCCGACCCGGAACTCCACACGCAGAAATTCTCGCACTCCGGCAGGCAGGAAAGCAGGCACGAGGCGGCACGCTCTATGTGACGCTGGAACCGTGCTGCCATCTCAAAAAACGTACTCCGCCTTGTGTCCCTGAAATTCTTCACTCTGGTGTCCGCCGTGTGGTGATTGCGATGCAGGATCCGAATCCCTCCGTAAAGGGAAAAGGAGCTGCCGCGCTTCGGCGAGCGGGGCTCTCAGTCACGGTTGGGGTTGCTCAGAGAGAGGCGGAGGAACTCAACAAAGCCTACTGCCACTGGATGAAAACGAGCCGTCCCTATGTGACACTCAAGGCGGGAATGACGCTTGACGGAAAACTGGCCACGGCAACAGGGGAGTCACGATGGATTACAAGTACGGCGTCCCGCCGGGAAGTCCATCAACTTCGCGGCAGTGTGGACGCCGTTTTGATTGGAGTCGGAACGGTTCTGGCGGATAATCCCTCGTTGACTACGAGAACGGGACGGCGACTTGAAAAACTAGCATTGCAACAGCCTCTTCGCATTGTGGTCGATAGTCGCTTGCGTACTCCCCTCAAGGCACAGGTCTTGGCGCAACAGGACAAGGCTAAGACGATCATTGTCACAACGGCTGCAGCTCCGGCAGCTCGACGATCGGCCCTGCAAAAGAAAGGTATCGAGATTCTCACCTTGCCCGCTCTGCAGGGCCATGTTTCATTATCCGCTCTGCTCAGGGAGCTCGGTCGGCGCGGTATTATGTCCCTCCTCGTGGAAGGGGGGAGCGAGGTCAATGCAGCGATGTTGAAGGCAAAGCTGGTTGATCACATTCGCCTCTATATGGCGCCACGACTGCTCGGCGGACAGAATGCCAAAGGGCTTATTGGGGGAGCGAGTCCAGCACGACTGGCCGGTGCGATAGCATTACGACATGTCGTGACCAGGTCCGTCGGTCATGATGTTGTGGTGGAAGGAGATTTGTGA